In Aedes albopictus strain Foshan chromosome 3, AalbF5, whole genome shotgun sequence, the following are encoded in one genomic region:
- the LOC109429104 gene encoding snRNA-activating protein complex subunit 3, translated as MEQIYKPKNEQIISVRQALSDFQQELLPPDLSRVPYTEDDISEAIGFGAGSSHQFNDLLQCIDLNLNLSSTKDMRVVPFHPSRVQAVQKQIEVPEKARKLRCVQNALRITGRIRKNLDTRIRYNKHKYTESPPLEDPDLEPFGEILLQIRFYEPFKYKTGVRLGHPKFHQEFYVIGSQTLAELRDKIYCHCDSGPFFDISENPHQPERKRLPEDPNPGFFFIHDTFYNDMRNERNMDYSEVIQKWAGRQKCVGELKYRNMEDTRFDELQFRLGYPQVYQHHGNCEHIFLVSDCRLLSPSDVLTRKRYPILNSYVFPRSIPCNICGHCEANFIVKNSDQHIFDPAYVCQVCFESYHYKDGKKIGEFEAYRFLGTKVAVKDEPETGS; from the exons ATGGAGCAAATCTACAAGCCAAAAAATGAGCAGATCATATCGGTACGACAAGCCCTCAGTGACTTCCAGCAGGAGCTTCTTCCACCCGATTTGTCGCGGGTTCCCTACACCGAAGACGACATATCGGAGGCAATCGGCTTTGGCGCCGGCTCGAGTCATCAGTTCAATGATCTTCTGCAGTGCATCGACCTCAACTTGAACCTTTCCAGCACCAAAGATATGCGCGTCGTGCCCTTCCATCCGTCCCGAGTGCAGGCCGTCCAGAAGCAAATTGAAGTTCCGGAAAAGGCGCGTAAACTCCGATGCGTTCAAAACGCCCTACGGATTACCGGAAGAATCCGCAAGAATCTGGATACACGAATTCGCTACAACAAGCACAAGTACACGGAGAGCCCCCCGCTGGAGGATCCTGATCTGGAGCCATTCGGAGAAATACTGCTTCAGATACGCTTCTACGAGCCGTTCAAGTACAAAACTGGTGTCCGCCTAGGGCACCcaaagttccatcaggaattctacgTCATCGGCTCGCAAACTCTTGCGGAACTTCGGGACAAAATCTACTGCCACTGTGACTCGGGCCCCTTCTTTGACATCAGCGAAAATCCCCACCAACCGGAAAGGAAGCGACTGCCAGAGGACCCGAATCCAGGATTCTTTTTCATTCACGACACATTTTACAACGACATGAGGAACGAGCGCAACATGGACTACTCGGAAGTGATTCAGAAGTGGGCCGGGCGGCAGAAATGCGTCGGCGAGTTGAAGTACAGGAATATGGAAGACACCCGCTTCGATGAGCTACAGTTCCGGCTGGGGTATCCGCAG GTCTACCAACATCACGGAAACTGCGAACACATATTCCTTGTGTCGGACTGTCGATTGCTATCCCCTTCGGACGTGCTAACGCGGAAGAGATACCCAATCCTGAATTCCTACGTGTTTCCTCGATCGATTCCGTGCAACATTTGCGGTCATTGTGAGGCAAACTTCATTGTGAAAAACAGCGATCAGCACATTTTCGATCCGGCCTACGTGTGCCAGGTTTGCTTTGAATCGTATCACTACAAGGACGGCAAAAAGATTGGAGAGTTCGAGGCATATCGGTTTCTCGGCACCAAAGTGGCCGTGAAGGATGAACCCGAAACGGGAAGTTAA
- the LOC115261639 gene encoding uncharacterized protein LOC115261639 — MYGSKNKMNLDGAAMLPGPDPDFFAGSVQATPSVGCYEEVVTTSNENETELSFRNVETSTPKRKSNDASKSNKHSRLHPSNSNSFIDPPLRTRLSLSKSMPIQTLPEIDAYRGFVNPPLRNRHLREFNHSADPLLPRYPFSVKIEKQRNELQTADSNRHKMEIERSSRRLPLLDRSLGTIRKSQVSGENRSFSVSGRRRDSSLHVSVDAVTNNERYRYGKINNSIRDLHLHRTSVRDGEHRKGEEKLKNQSYSANDKSQVSVKDYLSLAVGQHQDLKAKSFCNSLRGNSDRLHRGINSEVGKQIIRPDISQISNNSSLLNGRCAAIDLSQVPVVLDKNNDSLSSVARRSDSKGPPLSITHASSSNNLIRDTTAIDLSCRPTREVEQQRKEVKLSRSLSESYWRNESYTAGNVSKLSDSSSVVGRHQERRAQLLSRNPLKDINGNDLHRGLQSEADRRNIRSDKLQASNNSSLLNGRFPAIDLLQLSSENGLHRERANSSHQCVCAASRSNSQRFESRYDQHYRSAQEIDSHRTVVKKMRGLELPLLDRSDDAIDASQMSINSDVSNLSWSQMRKHQDRSPLRRFVDPFSQSRNSSNLGLLKDDRQRHKMDSPRTSRMYYAYNTSNTTVDTVQDPNFSYAYDESSRKLRIGKLYRNVSRNLFNPIWSRENIGVNPRHKQHGEFSIHREIHSTSYDSARHSNGTDGQEAIIDLSRSSRHPRQELANEMAKQKANMSQDLIGLDLRCQPAGITKPSLPEILEHVGSDGIGSLVQNGEPDVFKAVLDLNHRSACIDSVSHASSKLAADTIIDAEPPVLVEKTLCDPPAHGRQLVAKYSLILPDDENMSTNEAHVEEQTEIGVPTTPTRLNTSITKLTNDHTKPSDIIAAEPVMQQKCTTDATIFETSEQLFPKPTELANEQIAICSQLQISSNQEFANNARQNCDENSKRNDDSDSEEFANNARQNCDENSERNDDSDSEHEDLDDNAHEIQIGDLTLLNEFIVDEYFEKYTNQTLINDDDEGEKEHQESSPTHSPADVELNNGDLGFEELNTNSPPKKKNLRIVIRNSRMRGLQYTRADGVVIPARSVKPPCSCSKYKCYEKYSEEIRQKLLKNLLKLTTSGQNQFISNHFSIRTTARPKGLGHSRRVFTRSYFLPAVNGRIHVCKEMFSHTLDVKDKKIRVLADKKVVGLGITADDLRSNNRSQKALHESDLVYIEQHIRSFPAYTSHYARERSDKLYLSSDLSISRMHELYKIKCLEDNKQPVQYNTYRKMFKKLNISFRKLKVDTCCKCDKFAISLKLATEDERPSIEKARERHHAEADEPYLQKKRDVLKAKSDIRYRTATFDLQKCLPTPYLSTGIAFYKRQLYTYNLGPVA, encoded by the exons ATGTATGGctccaaaaataaaatgaatCTAG ATGGTGCCGCAATGCTTCCTGGACCAGATCCAGATTTTTTCGCAGGGTCAGTGCAAGCAACGCCGTCTGTAGGATGCTACGAGGAGGTAGTGACGACCAGCAATGAAAACGAAACTGAGCTCTCTTTCCGCAACGTTGAAACGTCGACACCAAAACGGAAGTCGAACGATGCGAGTAAATCCAATAAGCATAGTCGTTTGCACCCATCGAACTCAAATTCCTTCATCGATCCCCCGTTGCGAACCAGATTGTCTCTTAGCAAATCTATGCCTATCCAAACGCTACCTGAAATCGATGCATATCGTGGATTCGTCAACCCTCCTCTCCGAAACAGGCATTTACGAGAGTTCAATCATTCTGCTGACCCACTGCTACCCAGATATCCGTTTTCCGTTAAAATAGAAAAGCAAAGAAATGAGCTACAGACTGCAGATTCAAACCGTCACAAAATGGAAATAGAGCGAAGCTCTAGAAGGCTGCCATTGCTGGACAGATCGCTTGGCACAATACGCAAATCACAG GTATCCGGCGAAAACAGATCATTTTCAGTATCGGGACGGCGCCGTGATTCGTCGTTGCATGTATCCGTTGATGCGGTTACGAATAATGAACGATACAGGTATGGAAAGATTAACAACTCGATCAGAGACCTACATCTACATCGTACATCAGTCCGAGATGGAGAGCACcgaaaaggcgaagaaaagctCAAAAATCAATCATATTCTGCAAACGACAAATCTCAG GTGTCCGTCAAAGATTATTTGTCATTGGCAGTAGGACAACACCAAGACCTAAAAGCAAAGTCCTTTTGCAACTCGTTGAGAGGCAACAGTGACCGCTTACACCGTGGAATAAACTCTGAAGTAGGCAAACAGATAATCAGGCCGGATATCTCGCAGATTTCGAATAACTCATCGCTGCTCAACGGACGGTGTGCTGCAATCGACTTATCCCAG GTACCCGtcgttcttgataaaaataatgattCATTATCGTCTGTTGCTCGACGCAGTGATAGCAAGGGCCCTCCGCTTTCAATAACCCATGCATCTTCAAGTAACAATTTGATTCGAGACACCACGGCCATCGACCTGAGTTGTAGACCAACGCGAGAAGTAGAGCAGCAGAGAAAAGAAGTGAAGTTATCGCGAAGTTTGAGTGAATCATATTGGCGAAATGAATCGTATACTGCAGGAAACGTTTCAAAG CTATCCGATTCGTCATCAGTGGTAGGAAGACATCAAGAACGAAGAGCTCAACTGTTATCCAGGAACCCATTAAAAGATATCAACGGCAATGATCTACACCGCGGATTGCAATCTGAAGCAGATAGGCGAAACATCCGGTCAGACAAGTTACAGGCTTCGAATAATTCGTCGTTGCTTAACGGACGATTTCCTGCAATCGATTTATTACAA CTATCTTCTGAGAATGGGCTTCACAGGGAACGAGCAAATTCTTCCCATCAGTGTGTCTGTGCAGCTTCACGCAGTAATTCGCAAAGATTCGAAAGCAGATATGATCAACATTATAGGTCGGCTCAGGAAATTGATAGCCACCGGACGGTAGTCAAGAAAATGAGAGGTTTGGAGTTGCCTTTGCTAGATAGGTCGGATGACGCAATTGACGCATCTCAG ATGTCCATCAATTCAGATGTTAGCAATCTATCATGGTCACAAATGAGAAAACACCAGGATCGATCACCATTGCGTCGATTTGTAGACCCATTTTCACAGTCGAGGAACTCCAGCAACCTTGGGTTGTTAAAAGATGACAGACAGAGACATAAAATGGACAGTCCGCGTACTTCTAGGATGTACTATGCATACAACACCTCGAATACGACAGTCGATACagttcag GATCCTAATTTCTCGTACGCGTACGATGAATCATCGAGAAAATTGCGGATTGGCAAACTCTACCGGAATGTTTCACGAAACCTCTTCAATCCTATTTGGTCACGAGAAAACATTGGCGTAAATCCACGGCACAAGCAGCACGGTGAATTCAGCATTCATAGAGAGATTCACAGTACATCGTATGATTCCGCTCGTCATAGCAATGGAACAGATGGACAGGAAGCTATTATCGACTTATCTCGCTCAAGTCGTCACCCAAGGCAAGAATTGGCCAACGAGATGGCCAAGCAAAAAGCAAACATGTCACAGGATTTGATCGGCCTAGACCTGCGCTGCCAACCAGCAGGAATCACTAAGCCAAGTCTTCCGGAGATATTGGAACATGTTGGATCAGATGGAATAGGATCACTGGTGCAAAACGGAGAGCCGGATGTTTTCAAAGCAGTTCTAGATTTGAACCACCGTTCAGCATGTATCGATTCTGTCTCGCATGCTTCAAGCAAACTTGCTGCCGATACGATCATTGATGCAGAACCGCCAGTTTTAGTGGAGAAAACGTTATGCGACCCACCAGCACATGGTAGACAGCTGGTGGCTAAATATAGCTTGATTCTACCAGATGATGAAAACATGTCTACAAATGAAGCCCACGTCGAGGAACAAACCGAAATTGGTGTTCCGACTACTCCTACCCGACTAAACACATCGATAACGAAACTAACAAACGATCACACTAAGCCGTCCGACATAATAGCAGCTGAACCGGTTATGCAACAAAAGTGTACAACTGATGCCACAATTTTCGAAACGAGCGAACAGCTGTTCCCTAAACCTACTGAGTTGGCGAATGAGCAGATAGCCATTTGTTCTCAATTGCAGATTAGTTCGAATCAGGAATTTGCAAATAATGCACGACAGAACTGCGATGAGAACAGTAAGAGGAATGATGATTCCGATTCAGAGGAATTTGCAAATAATGCACGACAGAACTGTGATGAGAACAGTGAGAGGAATGATGATTCCGATTCAGAGCATGAAGACTTGGACGATAACGCTCATGAGATTCAAATTGGTGATCTTACTTTATTGAATGAGTTCATAGTTGacgaatattttgaaaaatatactAATCAAACACTCATCAATGACGACGATGAAGGCGAAAAGGAACACCAAG AATCGTCACCAACACATTCTCCTGCTGACGTCGAGTTAAACAACGGTGACCTCGGATTTGAAGAGCTGAATACAAACTCTCcgccaaagaaaaaaaatcttcgaattgTTATTCGAAACTCGCGAATGCGCGGTTTGCAGTACACGCGAGCTGACGGTGTTGTCATCCCTGCTCGAAGCGTTAAGCCTCCGTGCAGTTGCAGCAAGTATAAATGTTACGAAAAATACAGCGAAGAAATAcgacaaaaactgttgaaaaacctTTTGAAGTTGACGACATCCGGTCAGAACCAGTTCATAAGCAATCACTTTTCAATCCGGACCACTGCTCGGCCTAAG ggCCTCGGGCATTCACGGAGAGTGTTCACCAGATCTTACTTTCTTCCCGCTGTCAACGGCCGTATTCATGTTTGCAAAGAAATGTTCAGCCACACATTGGATGTTAAGGATAAAAAGATTCGCGTGCTGGCTGATAAAAAGGTTGTTGGATTGGGTATCACTGCAGACGATCTGAGGTCCAACAATAGGTCACAAAAAGCACTGCATGAAAGCGATTTGGTTTATATCGAGCAGCATATACGCTCATTTCCTGCATACACCTCGCACTATGCTCGTGAAAGGTCAGATAAGCTCTATTTGAGCTCTGACTTATCCATAAGTCGTATGCATGAGCTATATAAAATAAAATGCCTGGAAGACAATAAGCAGCCTGTGCAGTACAATACTTATCGTAAGATGTtcaaaaagttgaacatttctttTAGGAAATTGAAGGTTGACACGTGTTGTAAATGTGACAAGTTTGCTATCAGTCTCAAACTGGCAACAGAAGATGAGAGGCCAAGTATTGAAAAAGCGCGAGAAAGGCACCACGCTGAGGCCGACGAGCCATACCTCCAAAAAAAACGTGACGTGCTGAAAGCAAAATCGGATATTCGGTATAGGACGGCGACATTCGACCTACAAAAATGTCTACCAACTCCGTATTTAAGCACTGGTATCGCGTTCTACAAACGCCAGTTGTATACGTACAacctgggccctgtagcataa
- the LOC109429103 gene encoding uncharacterized protein LOC109429103, with the protein MPAVSSQANTSKGSPRSGPTYLQMIVFSMIEAQKELLPRKGISLRALKTKIAEKHTVQESSLNRSLHRALDEKVLVSTKGVGLAGSVRFHPDFAMKLKKLGDEPTKKAILDTLTKYLRTSHVQSSSDDSDDEKASDSKKKQKPTKKESVKPKSKKGDVKSADSKAKAKKAAGEPALVTGKASKKRAAEKSADEPKTKKSK; encoded by the exons ATGCCCGCTGTATCATCACAAG CAAACACTTCCAAGGGTTCTCCCCGCTCGGGGCCGACCTACCTGCAAATGATCGTCTTTTCGATGATCGAGGCCCAAAAGGAGCTTCTCCCGCGTAAGGGAATTTCGCTGCGGGCCTTGAAAACGAAAATTGCCGAGAAGCACACTGTTCAGGAGAGTTCGCTCAACCGGAGCCTCCACCGAGCTCTGGACGAAAAGGTGCTAGTGTCCACCAAGGGGGTCGGTCTCGCTGGTTCGGTACGATTCCACCCGGACTTCGCCATGAAACTCAAAAAGTTGGGCGACGAACCAACCAAAAAGGCAATTTTGGACACGCTGACGAAATATCTGCGGACATCGCACGTCCAGTCGTCATCTGATGACAGCGACGACGAGAAGGCTTCTGACTCCAAGAAGAAGCAAAAACCGACGAAAAAGGAATCCGTCAAACCGAAATCCAAGAAGGGGGACGTGAAATCGGCGGATTCTAAGGCCAAAGCGAAGAAGGCAGCTGGTGAGCCGGCGCTGGTCACCGGCAAAGCGAGCAAGAAGCGGGCTGCCGAGAAGTCGGCCGATGAGCCGAAAACCAAAAAGTCGAAGTAG